A genomic window from Piscinibacter gummiphilus includes:
- a CDS encoding MoaD/ThiS family protein, with amino-acid sequence MALVSIPSSLRRLTLGVSKVTARGETVHEVFADLEAHYPGLREQICDKTGAVRRFARIFLDGEDIQSMQGFDTPLEDSAQISIVMAISGG; translated from the coding sequence ATGGCCCTCGTCTCTATCCCTTCCTCGCTGCGCAGACTGACACTTGGTGTCAGCAAGGTGACCGCTAGAGGCGAGACCGTCCATGAAGTCTTCGCTGACCTGGAGGCGCATTACCCTGGTCTTCGCGAGCAAATCTGCGATAAGACGGGCGCGGTCCGCCGCTTCGCCAGGATTTTTCTAGACGGAGAAGACATTCAGTCGATGCAAGGCTTCGACACACCTCTTGAGGATTCGGCTCAGATTTCGATTGTCATGGCCATCTCCGGCGGCTAG